The sequence below is a genomic window from Anaerolineales bacterium.
GCGGCGCCGTTCATGCAGATCACGCCCGAACCGGCTTTCCCCGTGATCACGTACGTTTCCAGCCGTGCGCCGTTGCTGATATCGGCGACGTGGACCAGCTCGCATTCGGCGATTCCGGCCGCGCGCATCAGGTCCGAATCGATGGTAATGCTCCCTTCGTAGTCGGGCTCCGCATCGGTGACCGTCGCGCGGTGGATTTTCGATCGGAGTAAAGTGCGTATCATTTGGTAAAGGTCCTTTCTTCTTGTGCCGTGCTTAATCGGATGAAGATAGTGACCATGGACCTTGGACGGCGGACCATGGGAAGAGCGCATTCCTTGACGACGGAATAGCGCGCCATGCGGGTTGGTTGAAAGAAAAATTTTTGAAAAATCGAAAACCGCCCGCAGGGAACAATCGGCCATGGTCCATCGTCATGCCTTCCCCTTGGTAAGAACGACGCCCGTCTCCCAAATCCCGTCCTTCAGCAGGAAGTTATCGATCAGCCGCGTCTTCCCGATCCGCACCGCCATCGAGAACAGCGCGTCGCGTTCGACGCGTTCGAGCTCCTGCAGAGTATCCGGGTCGGCGGCGGAGACGTATTCGATTTGGGCGCGCGGCTCGGCGGCGAGGTGGTTGCGCATCGCTTCCCGCAGCGCCTCGGCGCCGCGCTCCCCCGCATCGTAGGCCGCACGCGCGGCCGAGAGCGCGCCGTAGAGCACGGCCGCCGCGCGGCGCTCCTCCGGCGCAAGGTAGGTGTTGCGCGAGGACATCGCCAATCCGTCGCGTTCGCGGATGATGGGGCAGACGACGACCTCGAGCGGGAAGTTCAGGTCGCGGGCCATGCGGCGGATGACGGCGGCCTGCTGGGCGTCCTTTTGGCCGAAGTAGGCGCGCTCGGGGGTGAAGGCGTTGAACAGCTTGGCGACGACCGTCGCCACGCCGCGGAAATGCCCCGGCCGCACGGCGCCCTCGAGCGGAACGGCGACCTCCTCCACGGTGATGTAGGTCTGGTACCCGGGCGGATACACCTCGCCGGCCTCCGGCGCCCAGACGAGATCAGCTCCGGCCGGTTCGAGCAGCGCCAGGTCGCGTTCGAGGTCGCGCGGGTAGCGCGCCAGATCCTCCTGCGGGCCGAACTGGGCCGGGTTGACGAAGATGCTCACCCCGACCGCGGCGCACTCGACCCGCGCCCGGCGCACCAGGGTCAAATGGCCCTCGTGCAGGCAGCCCATCGTCGGCACCAGCCCGAGCGGCCGGGGCAGGGCGGAGATCGCTTGACGCAGGTCGGTTAGTGTGTGGATGAGTTTCATGGTCCTCTGCGTCGGGAAAATTCAAGGACAGGATTTACACTATTTTTCATGATTGACAGGATTTCTCTTTTTTTTCAAAGACAATCCTGAAATCCTGCCATATCCTGTTAATCCTGTCCCGACCCTCACCCTGCCTCTCGCTTTCCCTCGTTTCGCTCGGGACCGGCGCTCGAGGCTCCCCTCTCCCAGCTTAAGCTGGGAGAGGGGTCGGGGGTGAGGGCCGCCTTAATCAACTGAACGAGCATCCGGTTCCACGGCGCGGGGATGCCGGCCTCACGGGCGGCGCGGACGACCGCGCCGTTGATCGCGTCGATCTCCGTCGGGCGGCCGTTTTCCAGATCCTGGCGCATGGAAACGCTGTTGCCGGCGGTGGCGCGGGCGGCGGCGAGCGCCTGCGCCTCCGGATCCGCGTAGGGCAGGGGGATGCCGGCGGCGGCCGCCACGGCCGCCGATTCGCGGATCACGGCCAAGAACACCTCGCGCGCCGCATCGCGCTCGGCAAATACTTCGTTGGTCACCCGTATCAGCGCGCCGAGCGGGTTGAGCGCCGAATTTATGACCAGCTTGCCCCATTGCAGAGAAGCGAGGTTCTCCACGATGCGGACATCCAATCCGGCTTGGGCGAATAATTCGACCGCCGGACCGATGCGCGGGTGTTTCTCCACCTGGACGCGGATCTCCCCACCGCACTGGCGGACGACGCCCGGCGCCTCGAGCGTGGCGCCGAGGACGACGATCCCGCCCGCGGCGCGTTCGGCGCCGAAGGCTTCGCGCAGGATCTCCACGTTGCCCAGCCCGTTCTGCAGCGTCAGCGCCAGCCCGCCGGGCTTGAGGATTTCTTTGGCGCGCACGACCGCCGCGCGGGTCTGGTAGGATTTCATCACCGCGATCAGCAGGTCGGAATCCACGCAATCGGCCGGATCGGCGGTGGCGCGCACGTGCACCGTCGTGGAGCCGCCGGCGGTGACGCAGAGGATGCCGTTGCGGCGGATGGCGTCGATGCCCGCCGGCCAGGAACCGAGCAGGGTGAGGTCGGTTCTGTCGGCCAGCCGCGCGCCGAGCAGGCAGGCGACCGCCCCGGTCCCGAGGATGGTGAGTTTCACCTACCCCCACCTCCACCTTTGATTCCCCCTCCTCCCCTTCCCTTAAGGGAAGGGGAGGAGGGGGGCGGGGGCGGAGAGGTTAGGTCAGTCCACTCCTCTTCCTTCATCTCGACCGTGTGCTCAGAGGCCGGGAAGGCGCGGGCTTGCACATCGGCGATGTATTCCTTGAAGGCGCGCTCCATCTCCTCCAGCAGGCGCGCGTACTGCTTGACGAAGCGCGGCGTGAAGCGGTCGTAGAGGCCGAGCAGGTCGCTCGTCACCAGCACCTGGCCGTCGCAGCCGTTTCCGGCGCCGATCCCGATCGTCGGCATGGATAGTTTCTTCGAAACCAGTTCCGCCAGCCGCGCGGGGATGGATTCCAGCACAACGGCGAAGACGCCGGCTTCCTCAAGGAGCAGGGCATCCTCGAGCAGCTTGCGGGCGCATTCGGCCGAGCGCGCTTGCGGCCGCATCCCGCCGAGCTTGTGGACCGATTGCGGTGTGAGGCCGAGGTGCCCCAGGACGGGGATGCCGGCGTCGAGCACCGCCTTGATGGCGAACAGCAT
It includes:
- a CDS encoding aspartate 1-decarboxylase; the encoded protein is MIRTLLRSKIHRATVTDAEPDYEGSITIDSDLMRAAGIAECELVHVADISNGARLETYVITGKAGSGVICMNGAAARVVAPGDKVIIMAYAQVAEPLPADWKPEIVLVDETNRIREVNHAAVH
- a CDS encoding pantoate--beta-alanine ligase, translating into MKLIHTLTDLRQAISALPRPLGLVPTMGCLHEGHLTLVRRARVECAAVGVSIFVNPAQFGPQEDLARYPRDLERDLALLEPAGADLVWAPEAGEVYPPGYQTYITVEEVAVPLEGAVRPGHFRGVATVVAKLFNAFTPERAYFGQKDAQQAAVIRRMARDLNFPLEVVVCPIIRERDGLAMSSRNTYLAPEERRAAAVLYGALSAARAAYDAGERGAEALREAMRNHLAAEPRAQIEYVSAADPDTLQELERVERDALFSMAVRIGKTRLIDNFLLKDGIWETGVVLTKGKA
- a CDS encoding 2-dehydropantoate 2-reductase; protein product: MKLTILGTGAVACLLGARLADRTDLTLLGSWPAGIDAIRRNGILCVTAGGSTTVHVRATADPADCVDSDLLIAVMKSYQTRAAVVRAKEILKPGGLALTLQNGLGNVEILREAFGAERAAGGIVVLGATLEAPGVVRQCGGEIRVQVEKHPRIGPAVELFAQAGLDVRIVENLASLQWGKLVINSALNPLGALIRVTNEVFAERDAAREVFLAVIRESAAVAAAAGIPLPYADPEAQALAAARATAGNSVSMRQDLENGRPTEIDAINGAVVRAAREAGIPAPWNRMLVQLIKAALTPDPSPSLSWERGASSAGPERNEGKREAG
- the panB gene encoding 3-methyl-2-oxobutanoate hydroxymethyltransferase; translation: MSSYTAENGKKVTVRSFRQKKEKGEPIAMLTAYDYPAARALDAAGIDAILVGDSLGMVALGYENTLPVTMDEMIHHCKAVARGASRPLLVGDMPFLSYQASPSDAVRNAGRFLQEGGMEAVKLEGGREMLFAIKAVLDAGIPVLGHLGLTPQSVHKLGGMRPQARSAECARKLLEDALLLEEAGVFAVVLESIPARLAELVSKKLSMPTIGIGAGNGCDGQVLVTSDLLGLYDRFTPRFVKQYARLLEEMERAFKEYIADVQARAFPASEHTVEMKEEEWTDLTSPPPPPSSPSLKGRGGGGIKGGGGGR